The Lates calcarifer isolate ASB-BC8 linkage group LG6, TLL_Latcal_v3, whole genome shotgun sequence genome includes a region encoding these proteins:
- the tns2a gene encoding tensin-2 isoform X6 has translation MNSGKMSKAGKGEPHVFKEKTFKKKRQCSVCRQSVDHVGSFCRVCKTATHRKCEAKVTSACIPVPANDLQRRGTAPSRHTQQLGSTKSLTYTKQRNTLPRSFSVDRVMERVMERHYDFDLTYITERIISVFFPPKLEEQRYRLNLKEVAAMLKSKHQDKFLLLNLSERRHDITRLNPKVHDFGWPDLHAPPLDKICAICKAMETWLTSDPQHVVVLHCKGNKGKTGVIIAAYMHYSKISAGADQALSTLAMRKFCEDKVSSSLQPSQNRYIYYFGGLLSGAIKMNSSPLFLHQVLIPSLPNFQGEGGYYPFLKIYQAMQLVYTSGIYDLQGTGGRRLCVTIEPALLLKGDIMVKCYHRRAQSADRDTVFRLQFHTCTIHGSQLWFGKGELDEACIDERFPSDATVEFVFSSGPEKIKGREYQKNDPAVTVDYNTADPVVRWDSYENFNQRYQDSLEDIAHTRGPLDGSLYAQIKKRRGPGSGSLTSTNGSSPGAGLPEDRPDHFSAQGSDSALSGHSIHLNQSSAHSDRQEEPIRPPPPTRQEREELERLLGGIEGSRDGERETAILDDGDSLPSERTGTLRLSRSCSCRDGYRSQRCAEPGCDRTLLMPNGYCLDRAPGTNGHHGATPSASPNPAAPPSHMDLCQHYSPHSHQSLPPPDLVWDRQSGPPHYLHRSCSEAPSSRHICPYPSPDLSPHSQNPPHHHPLSAPGRLCCREDDYGPYHHPPPPHSHHHAHAHHSKTSTSPTYHDIMLMDGLPPPGCPCRDCAMRREDSAAYHSLRLDRGDNFHWDREAELQQREVGLRRAREAELPRGSELHWERDPGLRRGRELSLHWERDREAELQWERDREAEYWHRRATVASYGPQGHDFPAYAFDPLPSGHPAYPEASRSHAHSHLDLKYSSSSSGYQTPRQVCPCSPYQPSPSESRGYASGYQSESTSPLPPASSMTGPCSHSNGPAEHNHNHHHHHPDSQQSYGSDSHTDGLRSSGESVGWRDHITHGSFKRVHRDAHAACSTPSDMSGPPTPVHTSSPLRTQESPSPGGREYEIRTTDIISSDCEASQPQDRHYRADDIVQESPESQKISTEPSSLSSTNDTQSHTTTPTQTEPHNHCTEQTDPSPMTPHQQHCSPVMPSSSLFDSVTPVTPNQGHCQAPLSPVHASPAPDTHPQPGPLLTPHPSEAAALPSAVAQAASQPQSQTQTQATGSAEVSGSSPTREAHPEAPKPSNTSNTQAPASPTPASSSSPQPASSSMEGSPVSDAPVPGFATLGRRLMLSGSDPQHPNHIQQHGPPHHNYPATEHSAALDTNKRHCYSAHTPQLHPSSYSNYSTISIPLPHPQPPLPEKRHPPTQSGLPSDSVGTLRPAVGHVPPTTASTTQHQHHVTFSPTVGEIAPPAGQNDGVASVEVESANRVSVKFVQDSSRFWYKPSISREQAIAALKEREPGTFLIRDSNSFQGAYGLALKVATPPPNVNNHSSKVSDPLEQLVRHFLIETGPRGVKIKGCQNEPYFGSLSALVYQHSITPISLPCALKIPEKDLIGEVQEVQPVSNISTAADLLKQGAACNVLYLNSVETESLTGPQAIAKATDATLGRNPRPAATVVQFKVTSQGITLTDSQRRVFFRRHYPVNSVTFSSIDPKDRRWTNSDNTTVKVFGFVAKKPGSLAENVCHMFAELDPEQPASAIVNFINKVMLSQRR, from the exons ATGAATAGCGGGAAAATGAGCAAG gCGGGGAAGGGCGAGCCCCACGTCTTCAAGGAAAAGACCTTCAAGAAGAAGCGGCAGTGCAGCGTGTGTCGTCAGAGCGTGGACCACGTGGGCTCCTTCTGCAGAG TGTGCAAGACAGCCACCCACAGGAAGTGCGAGGCCAAG GTGACCTCTGCATGCATCCCAGTGCCTGCCAATGATCTG CAGCGTAGAGGGACCGCTCCTTCTCGACACACCCAGCAACTG GGGTCCACCAAGTCTCTGACCTATaccaaacagagaaacaccCTGCCAAG GAGCTTCAGTGTGGACCGTGTGatggagagagtgatggagCGCCACTACGATTTCGACTTGACCTACATCACAGAGAGGATCATCTCCGTCTTTTTCCCTCCgaagctggaggagcagagatACCGGTTGAACCTGAAGGAGGTGGCTGCCATGCTCAAGTCCAAACATCAAGACAAATTCCTG ctcctGAATCTCTCCGAGAGGCGCCACGACATCACCAGATTAAATCCAAAG GTTCATGACTTCGGCTGGCCTGACCTCCACGCCCCACCGCTGGATAAGATCTGCGCCATATGTAAGGCCATGGAGACGtggttgacctctgacccccagCACGTGGTGGTCCTACACTGCAAG GGCAACAAAGGGAAAACAGGCGTGATTATTGCGGCCTACATGCACTACAGCAAGATCTCCgcagg GGCGGACCAGGCTCTCAGTACTCTCGCCATGAGGAAGTTCTGTGAAGATAAGGTGTCCTCTTCCCTCCAGCCGTCCCAAAACAG gtATATCTATTACTTTGGGGGCCTTCTGTCTGGGGCAATCAAGATGAACAGTagccctctcttcctccaccaAGTTCTCATCCCATCGCTCCCCAACTTCCAGGGtgaaggag gTTACTACCCCTTCTTGAAGATCTACCAGGCCATGCAGTTGGTTTACACTTCAGGCATATA TGACCTTCAAGGAACTGGCGGCAGGCGGCTGTGTGTGACAATCGAACCAGCACTGCTGCTCAAAGGTGACATCATG gTCAAATGCTACCACAGGCGAGCTCAGAGCGCTGACAGAGACACTGTTTTCAGACTACAGTTCCACACGTGTACCATCCACGGATCCCAGCTCTGGTTTGGCAAAGGGGAGCTGGATGAAGCTTGTATTG ATGAGCGTTTTCCATCTGATGCCACAGTggagtttgtcttttcctctggtCCTGAAAAGATCAAAG GTCGTGAGTACCAGAAGAATGACCCGGCTGTCACAGTCGACTACAACACTGCTGACCCAGTGGTTCGCTGGGATTCCTATGAGAACTTTAACCAGCGATACCAGGACAGTCTGGAAG ATATTGCTCACACCAGAGGTCCTCTAGATGGCAGTCTCTACGCTCAGATAAAGAAGCGCCGAGGGCCTGGCTCAGGTTCTCTCACCTCAACTAATGGCAGCAGTCCAGGGGCAGGCCTTCCTGAAGATAGGCCTGATCATTTCAGCGCTCAAGGTTCTGACTCCGCCCTCTCAGGCCATTCCATCCATTTGAACCAATCATCTGCCCACTCTGACCGCCAGGAGGAGCCCATTCGTCCGCCGCCTCCAACCAGACAGGAACGAGAGGAGCTTGAGCGTCTTCTTGGAGGCATAGAGGGTAGCCGAGATGGAGAGCGAGAGACCGCCATCTTGGATGATGGAGATTCCTTGCCTTCTGAGCGAACTGGGACGCTGAGGCTCAGTCGCTCATGTTCCTGCCGCGATGGTTACAGGTCCCAGCGCTGCGCCGAACCTGGCTGTGACCGCACCCTCCTCATGCCTAATGGTTACTGCCTCGATCGCGCTCCCGGCACCAACGGGCACCACGGAGCGACCCCTTCTGCCAGCCCCAACCCAGCTGCTCCTCCGTCACACATGGATCTGTGTCAGCACTATAGTCCCCACTCCCACCAGTCCCTTCCCCCTCCAGATTTGGTGTGGGACCGCCAGAGCGGTCCACCCCACTACCTACACCGCTCCTGCTCAGAGGCTCCCTCATCTCGACATATCTGCCCATACCCATCACCTGACCTTAGCCCTCACTCTCAGAACCCCCCACATCACCACCCTCTGTCTGCCCCGGGTCGCCTCTGCTGTCGAGAAGATGACTACGGTCCGTACCACCACCCTCCTCCGCCTCACAGCCACCACCATGCCCATGCACATCACTCCAAAACCTCCACCAGCCCTACCTACCATGATATAATGCTAATGGATGGTCTGCCGCCCCCTGGCTGCCCTTGCAGAGACTGTGCTATGAGGAGAGAAGATTCTGCGGCCTATCATAGTCTGAGGCTGGACCGAGGTGACAACTTCCACTGGGACAGAGAGGCAGAACTTCAACAGAGGGAAGTGGGGCTTAGGAGAGCCAGGGAGGCAGAATTACCCAGAGGGTCAGAACTTCACTGGGAGAGGGATCCTGGGCTAAGGCGAGGCAGGGAGCTGTCCCTCCACTGGGAGCGAGACAGGGAGGCTGAGCTGCAGtgggagagggacagagaggctGAATATTGGCACAGGAGAGCCACCGTAGCTTCCTATGGACCACAGGGTCACGATTTTCCAGCCTACGCATTTGACCCCTTACCATCAGGTCACCCAGCTTATCCAGAGGCATCGAGGTCTCATGCTCATTCTCACCTGGATCTGaagtacagcagcagcagcagtgggtaCCAAACACCCCGCCAGGTGTGCCCCTGCTCGCCTTACCAGCCGTCGCCATCTGAAAGCAGGGGCTACGCCTCGGGCTACCAGTCTGAGTCCACGTCCCCGCTGCCTCCTGCTTCCTCCATGACAGGGCCCTGCAGCCACAGCAATGGGCCGGCAGAGCATAACCAtaaccaccaccatcaccatccaGACTCACAGCAGTCATACGGCTCTGACTCACACACTG ATGGCCTCCGCAGCTCTGGTGAAAGCGTGGGCTGGAGGGATCACATTACCCACGGATCCTTCAAGAGGGTCCACAGAGACGCCCACGCCGCGTGCTCCACACCGTCTGACATGTCTGGACCACCCACTCCTGTCCACACCAGCAGCCCTCTACGCACACAGGAAAG CCCCAGTCCAGGAGGGAGGGAGTATGAGATCCGGACCACAGACATCATCAGCAGTGACTGTGAGGCTTCCCAGCCCCAGGACAGACACTATCGAGCTGATGATATCGTCCAAGAATCCCCCGAGAGCCAAAAAATCAGCACAGAGCCGTCATCTTTGTCATCCACCAatgacacacagtcacacacaaccacacctACACAAACAGAACCCCACAACCACTGCACTGAACAAACAGACCCATCCCCTATGACTCCCCACCAGCAGCACTGTAGCCCAGTTATGCCCTCATCttctctgtttgactctgtgaCACCAGTCACCCCAAACCAGGGACACTGCCAGGCTCCTTTATCCCCTGTCCATGCTTCACCTGCACCAGATACACACCCCCAACCTGGCCCTCTCCTGACCCCCCATCCATCAgaggctgctgctctgcctTCCGCTGTGGCACAGGCAGCGTCCCAGCCTCAGAGCCAGACCCAGACCCAAGCCACTGGCTCCGCAGAGGTCAGTGGGTCTTCTCCGACCAGGGAAGCTCACCCAGAAGCCCCAAAACCCAGCAACACCTCCAACACCCAAGCTCCTGCATCTCCCACCccagcttcatcatcatctcctcaGCCTGCATCCAGCAGCATGGAGGGCTCCCCTGTCTCTGATGCCCCAGTTCCAGGCTTCGCCACCTTGGGCAGGAGGTTGATGTTGAGTGGCTCTGACCCCCAACATCCaaaccacattcagcagcaCGGACCTCCGCATCACAACTACCCAGCCACGGAGcactctgctgctctggacACCAACAAGAGGCACTGCTACTCCGCTCACACTCCTCAGCTTCACCCATCCTCCTACTCAAACTACTCCACCATCTCCATCCCCCTTCCTCACCCGCAACCGCCTTTGCCAGAGAAGCGTCACCCACCCACCCAGTCAGGTTTACCCAGCGATAGCGTGGGGACTCTGAGGCCAGCCGTGGGCCATGTGCCTCCCACCACTGCCAGCACCACCCAGCATCAGCACCATGTCACATTCTCTCCCACCGTGGGGGAAATTGCACCCCCTGCAGGCCAGAATGATGGCGTGGCCTCTGTGGAGGTTGAGAGTGCGAACAGGGTCAGTGTGAAGTTTGTCCAGGATAGTTCTAGATTCTGGTACAAGCCTAGCATCTCCAGAGAGCAAG CGATCGCAGCTCTAAAGGAGAGAGAACCAGGAACCTTCCTGATCAGGGACAGTAACTCTTTCCAGGGGGCCTATGGTTTGGCCCTGAAGGTGGCTACACCTCCTCCCAATGTCAACAACCACAGCAGCAAAG TGAGTGACCCTCTGGAACAGCTGGTCAGACACTTTCTAATAGAAACAGGCCCCCGAGGAGTCAAGATTAAAGGATGTCAGAATGAGCCCTACTTTG GGAGTTTGTCTGCATTGGTGTACCAACACTCCATCACCCCCATTTCTTTGCCCTGTGCTCTGAAGATCCCAGAAAAAG ATCTGATAGGAGAGGTACAGGAGGTTCAACCAGTGAGTAACATCAGTACGGCTGCTGACCTGCTGAAACAAGGAGCAG CCTGTAACGTCCTCTACCTGAACTCTGTGGAAACAGAGTCTCTGACTGGCCCCCAGGCCATCGCCAAGGCAACAGATGCTACCTTGGGTCGTAACCCGCGTCCCGCTGCCACTGTTGTACAGTTCAAGGTGACGTCGCAGGGCATCACACTCACAGACAGCCAGCGCAG GGTTTTCTTCAGGAGACATTACCCAGTTAACAGCGTAACCTTCAGCAGCATCGACCCAAAGGACAGGAG
- the tns2a gene encoding tensin-2 isoform X5: protein MNSGKMSKQAGKGEPHVFKEKTFKKKRQCSVCRQSVDHVGSFCRVCKTATHRKCEAKVTSACIPVPANDLQRRGTAPSRHTQQLGSTKSLTYTKQRNTLPRSFSVDRVMERVMERHYDFDLTYITERIISVFFPPKLEEQRYRLNLKEVAAMLKSKHQDKFLLLNLSERRHDITRLNPKVHDFGWPDLHAPPLDKICAICKAMETWLTSDPQHVVVLHCKGNKGKTGVIIAAYMHYSKISAGADQALSTLAMRKFCEDKVSSSLQPSQNRYIYYFGGLLSGAIKMNSSPLFLHQVLIPSLPNFQGEGGYYPFLKIYQAMQLVYTSGIYDLQGTGGRRLCVTIEPALLLKGDIMVKCYHRRAQSADRDTVFRLQFHTCTIHGSQLWFGKGELDEACIDERFPSDATVEFVFSSGPEKIKGREYQKNDPAVTVDYNTADPVVRWDSYENFNQRYQDSLEDIAHTRGPLDGSLYAQIKKRRGPGSGSLTSTNGSSPGAGLPEDRPDHFSAQGSDSALSGHSIHLNQSSAHSDRQEEPIRPPPPTRQEREELERLLGGIEGSRDGERETAILDDGDSLPSERTGTLRLSRSCSCRDGYRSQRCAEPGCDRTLLMPNGYCLDRAPGTNGHHGATPSASPNPAAPPSHMDLCQHYSPHSHQSLPPPDLVWDRQSGPPHYLHRSCSEAPSSRHICPYPSPDLSPHSQNPPHHHPLSAPGRLCCREDDYGPYHHPPPPHSHHHAHAHHSKTSTSPTYHDIMLMDGLPPPGCPCRDCAMRREDSAAYHSLRLDRGDNFHWDREAELQQREVGLRRAREAELPRGSELHWERDPGLRRGRELSLHWERDREAELQWERDREAEYWHRRATVASYGPQGHDFPAYAFDPLPSGHPAYPEASRSHAHSHLDLKYSSSSSGYQTPRQVCPCSPYQPSPSESRGYASGYQSESTSPLPPASSMTGPCSHSNGPAEHNHNHHHHHPDSQQSYGSDSHTDGLRSSGESVGWRDHITHGSFKRVHRDAHAACSTPSDMSGPPTPVHTSSPLRTQESPSPGGREYEIRTTDIISSDCEASQPQDRHYRADDIVQESPESQKISTEPSSLSSTNDTQSHTTTPTQTEPHNHCTEQTDPSPMTPHQQHCSPVMPSSSLFDSVTPVTPNQGHCQAPLSPVHASPAPDTHPQPGPLLTPHPSEAAALPSAVAQAASQPQSQTQTQATGSAEVSGSSPTREAHPEAPKPSNTSNTQAPASPTPASSSSPQPASSSMEGSPVSDAPVPGFATLGRRLMLSGSDPQHPNHIQQHGPPHHNYPATEHSAALDTNKRHCYSAHTPQLHPSSYSNYSTISIPLPHPQPPLPEKRHPPTQSGLPSDSVGTLRPAVGHVPPTTASTTQHQHHVTFSPTVGEIAPPAGQNDGVASVEVESANRVSVKFVQDSSRFWYKPSISREQAIAALKEREPGTFLIRDSNSFQGAYGLALKVATPPPNVNNHSSKVSDPLEQLVRHFLIETGPRGVKIKGCQNEPYFGSLSALVYQHSITPISLPCALKIPEKDLIGEVQEVQPVSNISTAADLLKQGAACNVLYLNSVETESLTGPQAIAKATDATLGRNPRPAATVVQFKVTSQGITLTDSQRRVFFRRHYPVNSVTFSSIDPKDRRWTNSDNTTVKVFGFVAKKPGSLAENVCHMFAELDPEQPASAIVNFINKVMLSQRR from the exons ATGAATAGCGGGAAAATGAGCAAG caggCGGGGAAGGGCGAGCCCCACGTCTTCAAGGAAAAGACCTTCAAGAAGAAGCGGCAGTGCAGCGTGTGTCGTCAGAGCGTGGACCACGTGGGCTCCTTCTGCAGAG TGTGCAAGACAGCCACCCACAGGAAGTGCGAGGCCAAG GTGACCTCTGCATGCATCCCAGTGCCTGCCAATGATCTG CAGCGTAGAGGGACCGCTCCTTCTCGACACACCCAGCAACTG GGGTCCACCAAGTCTCTGACCTATaccaaacagagaaacaccCTGCCAAG GAGCTTCAGTGTGGACCGTGTGatggagagagtgatggagCGCCACTACGATTTCGACTTGACCTACATCACAGAGAGGATCATCTCCGTCTTTTTCCCTCCgaagctggaggagcagagatACCGGTTGAACCTGAAGGAGGTGGCTGCCATGCTCAAGTCCAAACATCAAGACAAATTCCTG ctcctGAATCTCTCCGAGAGGCGCCACGACATCACCAGATTAAATCCAAAG GTTCATGACTTCGGCTGGCCTGACCTCCACGCCCCACCGCTGGATAAGATCTGCGCCATATGTAAGGCCATGGAGACGtggttgacctctgacccccagCACGTGGTGGTCCTACACTGCAAG GGCAACAAAGGGAAAACAGGCGTGATTATTGCGGCCTACATGCACTACAGCAAGATCTCCgcagg GGCGGACCAGGCTCTCAGTACTCTCGCCATGAGGAAGTTCTGTGAAGATAAGGTGTCCTCTTCCCTCCAGCCGTCCCAAAACAG gtATATCTATTACTTTGGGGGCCTTCTGTCTGGGGCAATCAAGATGAACAGTagccctctcttcctccaccaAGTTCTCATCCCATCGCTCCCCAACTTCCAGGGtgaaggag gTTACTACCCCTTCTTGAAGATCTACCAGGCCATGCAGTTGGTTTACACTTCAGGCATATA TGACCTTCAAGGAACTGGCGGCAGGCGGCTGTGTGTGACAATCGAACCAGCACTGCTGCTCAAAGGTGACATCATG gTCAAATGCTACCACAGGCGAGCTCAGAGCGCTGACAGAGACACTGTTTTCAGACTACAGTTCCACACGTGTACCATCCACGGATCCCAGCTCTGGTTTGGCAAAGGGGAGCTGGATGAAGCTTGTATTG ATGAGCGTTTTCCATCTGATGCCACAGTggagtttgtcttttcctctggtCCTGAAAAGATCAAAG GTCGTGAGTACCAGAAGAATGACCCGGCTGTCACAGTCGACTACAACACTGCTGACCCAGTGGTTCGCTGGGATTCCTATGAGAACTTTAACCAGCGATACCAGGACAGTCTGGAAG ATATTGCTCACACCAGAGGTCCTCTAGATGGCAGTCTCTACGCTCAGATAAAGAAGCGCCGAGGGCCTGGCTCAGGTTCTCTCACCTCAACTAATGGCAGCAGTCCAGGGGCAGGCCTTCCTGAAGATAGGCCTGATCATTTCAGCGCTCAAGGTTCTGACTCCGCCCTCTCAGGCCATTCCATCCATTTGAACCAATCATCTGCCCACTCTGACCGCCAGGAGGAGCCCATTCGTCCGCCGCCTCCAACCAGACAGGAACGAGAGGAGCTTGAGCGTCTTCTTGGAGGCATAGAGGGTAGCCGAGATGGAGAGCGAGAGACCGCCATCTTGGATGATGGAGATTCCTTGCCTTCTGAGCGAACTGGGACGCTGAGGCTCAGTCGCTCATGTTCCTGCCGCGATGGTTACAGGTCCCAGCGCTGCGCCGAACCTGGCTGTGACCGCACCCTCCTCATGCCTAATGGTTACTGCCTCGATCGCGCTCCCGGCACCAACGGGCACCACGGAGCGACCCCTTCTGCCAGCCCCAACCCAGCTGCTCCTCCGTCACACATGGATCTGTGTCAGCACTATAGTCCCCACTCCCACCAGTCCCTTCCCCCTCCAGATTTGGTGTGGGACCGCCAGAGCGGTCCACCCCACTACCTACACCGCTCCTGCTCAGAGGCTCCCTCATCTCGACATATCTGCCCATACCCATCACCTGACCTTAGCCCTCACTCTCAGAACCCCCCACATCACCACCCTCTGTCTGCCCCGGGTCGCCTCTGCTGTCGAGAAGATGACTACGGTCCGTACCACCACCCTCCTCCGCCTCACAGCCACCACCATGCCCATGCACATCACTCCAAAACCTCCACCAGCCCTACCTACCATGATATAATGCTAATGGATGGTCTGCCGCCCCCTGGCTGCCCTTGCAGAGACTGTGCTATGAGGAGAGAAGATTCTGCGGCCTATCATAGTCTGAGGCTGGACCGAGGTGACAACTTCCACTGGGACAGAGAGGCAGAACTTCAACAGAGGGAAGTGGGGCTTAGGAGAGCCAGGGAGGCAGAATTACCCAGAGGGTCAGAACTTCACTGGGAGAGGGATCCTGGGCTAAGGCGAGGCAGGGAGCTGTCCCTCCACTGGGAGCGAGACAGGGAGGCTGAGCTGCAGtgggagagggacagagaggctGAATATTGGCACAGGAGAGCCACCGTAGCTTCCTATGGACCACAGGGTCACGATTTTCCAGCCTACGCATTTGACCCCTTACCATCAGGTCACCCAGCTTATCCAGAGGCATCGAGGTCTCATGCTCATTCTCACCTGGATCTGaagtacagcagcagcagcagtgggtaCCAAACACCCCGCCAGGTGTGCCCCTGCTCGCCTTACCAGCCGTCGCCATCTGAAAGCAGGGGCTACGCCTCGGGCTACCAGTCTGAGTCCACGTCCCCGCTGCCTCCTGCTTCCTCCATGACAGGGCCCTGCAGCCACAGCAATGGGCCGGCAGAGCATAACCAtaaccaccaccatcaccatccaGACTCACAGCAGTCATACGGCTCTGACTCACACACTG ATGGCCTCCGCAGCTCTGGTGAAAGCGTGGGCTGGAGGGATCACATTACCCACGGATCCTTCAAGAGGGTCCACAGAGACGCCCACGCCGCGTGCTCCACACCGTCTGACATGTCTGGACCACCCACTCCTGTCCACACCAGCAGCCCTCTACGCACACAGGAAAG CCCCAGTCCAGGAGGGAGGGAGTATGAGATCCGGACCACAGACATCATCAGCAGTGACTGTGAGGCTTCCCAGCCCCAGGACAGACACTATCGAGCTGATGATATCGTCCAAGAATCCCCCGAGAGCCAAAAAATCAGCACAGAGCCGTCATCTTTGTCATCCACCAatgacacacagtcacacacaaccacacctACACAAACAGAACCCCACAACCACTGCACTGAACAAACAGACCCATCCCCTATGACTCCCCACCAGCAGCACTGTAGCCCAGTTATGCCCTCATCttctctgtttgactctgtgaCACCAGTCACCCCAAACCAGGGACACTGCCAGGCTCCTTTATCCCCTGTCCATGCTTCACCTGCACCAGATACACACCCCCAACCTGGCCCTCTCCTGACCCCCCATCCATCAgaggctgctgctctgcctTCCGCTGTGGCACAGGCAGCGTCCCAGCCTCAGAGCCAGACCCAGACCCAAGCCACTGGCTCCGCAGAGGTCAGTGGGTCTTCTCCGACCAGGGAAGCTCACCCAGAAGCCCCAAAACCCAGCAACACCTCCAACACCCAAGCTCCTGCATCTCCCACCccagcttcatcatcatctcctcaGCCTGCATCCAGCAGCATGGAGGGCTCCCCTGTCTCTGATGCCCCAGTTCCAGGCTTCGCCACCTTGGGCAGGAGGTTGATGTTGAGTGGCTCTGACCCCCAACATCCaaaccacattcagcagcaCGGACCTCCGCATCACAACTACCCAGCCACGGAGcactctgctgctctggacACCAACAAGAGGCACTGCTACTCCGCTCACACTCCTCAGCTTCACCCATCCTCCTACTCAAACTACTCCACCATCTCCATCCCCCTTCCTCACCCGCAACCGCCTTTGCCAGAGAAGCGTCACCCACCCACCCAGTCAGGTTTACCCAGCGATAGCGTGGGGACTCTGAGGCCAGCCGTGGGCCATGTGCCTCCCACCACTGCCAGCACCACCCAGCATCAGCACCATGTCACATTCTCTCCCACCGTGGGGGAAATTGCACCCCCTGCAGGCCAGAATGATGGCGTGGCCTCTGTGGAGGTTGAGAGTGCGAACAGGGTCAGTGTGAAGTTTGTCCAGGATAGTTCTAGATTCTGGTACAAGCCTAGCATCTCCAGAGAGCAAG CGATCGCAGCTCTAAAGGAGAGAGAACCAGGAACCTTCCTGATCAGGGACAGTAACTCTTTCCAGGGGGCCTATGGTTTGGCCCTGAAGGTGGCTACACCTCCTCCCAATGTCAACAACCACAGCAGCAAAG TGAGTGACCCTCTGGAACAGCTGGTCAGACACTTTCTAATAGAAACAGGCCCCCGAGGAGTCAAGATTAAAGGATGTCAGAATGAGCCCTACTTTG GGAGTTTGTCTGCATTGGTGTACCAACACTCCATCACCCCCATTTCTTTGCCCTGTGCTCTGAAGATCCCAGAAAAAG ATCTGATAGGAGAGGTACAGGAGGTTCAACCAGTGAGTAACATCAGTACGGCTGCTGACCTGCTGAAACAAGGAGCAG CCTGTAACGTCCTCTACCTGAACTCTGTGGAAACAGAGTCTCTGACTGGCCCCCAGGCCATCGCCAAGGCAACAGATGCTACCTTGGGTCGTAACCCGCGTCCCGCTGCCACTGTTGTACAGTTCAAGGTGACGTCGCAGGGCATCACACTCACAGACAGCCAGCGCAG GGTTTTCTTCAGGAGACATTACCCAGTTAACAGCGTAACCTTCAGCAGCATCGACCCAAAGGACAGGAG